Proteins from one uncultured Umboniibacter sp. genomic window:
- a CDS encoding PLP-dependent transferase — MSDKNLSAMKNLSPLRKTSHAQSALELAREQLQHFGIDPNSEYGEALIATTNNLYKAQGNLQSLWDVTTATLPALDQSDRIRYFNAKKFLAFQMAKLLDNLQNPFRSVYQQFDFGPATQLSKGSYPIFDNVPALFSATPVVVKTATYIYACTEWVDDAFTGREPTHQIYSRLLNPTSIALANAIVDLEAGPFTQEYLAWNYNSGMAAIDGILSNKLRLGDVLIVSRNVYGGVHQLLVDYFAQRQRLDIQIEWFDELDASSFEAFLHDVKVRHADRLQQAKLHVYLESPCNPHGYVLDVPNICAISHREGHCVILDSTLATPFLHQPLQRTNPDERPDYVVHSYTKDLSGGGSTTAGVVIGKIETMFMPKGETINGVKWSDTMFWDVYYIKGAFLDADKAAEVMSGMKTLEQRMLHKGIATRVFTAFLASNPMVRVNSNAVPAHPNHQQLLDSHYLGLPSPLFTVDFENANVDVAAFKRFFDALEPCFSHQVSIGQTNTLVLCPALTSHSELSGGALADANIYPTTIRISMGTEDVRELMAHLYLAAKIHIDPLCEGFSSGFDIDNMDALLLAETKRVYEQHVGAGKSLKKRLA; from the coding sequence ATGAGCGATAAGAATCTATCGGCAATGAAGAACCTCTCCCCGCTGCGCAAGACCAGCCATGCTCAGTCGGCCCTAGAGCTTGCTCGGGAACAGTTACAGCACTTTGGTATTGACCCGAACAGCGAATATGGTGAGGCGCTGATCGCCACCACGAATAATCTTTATAAGGCTCAGGGCAACTTACAGTCGCTTTGGGATGTGACTACCGCAACCCTGCCTGCGCTAGATCAGAGTGATCGAATTCGTTACTTCAATGCTAAAAAATTCCTCGCCTTTCAAATGGCGAAACTGCTGGATAACCTTCAAAACCCGTTTCGCTCCGTCTATCAGCAGTTTGACTTCGGTCCTGCTACACAGCTTTCGAAGGGTAGCTATCCCATTTTCGACAATGTTCCCGCGCTCTTTTCTGCAACCCCGGTGGTTGTTAAAACGGCAACCTATATTTATGCCTGTACCGAGTGGGTAGATGATGCCTTTACGGGTAGAGAACCAACGCACCAAATTTATAGTCGCCTGCTCAACCCAACCTCCATCGCGCTGGCCAATGCTATTGTTGATTTAGAGGCAGGCCCGTTTACTCAGGAATATTTGGCTTGGAACTATAATTCCGGGATGGCCGCCATTGACGGTATTTTGAGTAATAAGTTACGCCTCGGCGATGTGTTGATTGTATCGCGTAATGTGTATGGCGGCGTGCACCAACTGCTGGTGGACTATTTTGCTCAGCGCCAACGCTTGGATATTCAGATCGAGTGGTTTGACGAGCTGGATGCCTCGAGTTTCGAGGCCTTCTTGCATGACGTGAAGGTGCGCCATGCTGATCGACTGCAGCAGGCAAAGCTGCATGTGTATCTCGAGTCGCCCTGCAACCCCCACGGCTACGTGTTAGATGTGCCGAACATCTGTGCGATCTCCCATCGTGAAGGTCACTGCGTGATTCTAGATTCAACCTTGGCAACACCCTTTTTACACCAACCGCTACAGCGGACGAACCCCGATGAAAGGCCCGATTATGTGGTGCATAGCTACACCAAGGATCTATCAGGTGGCGGCTCTACCACCGCGGGGGTTGTGATTGGCAAGATCGAGACCATGTTTATGCCCAAGGGCGAAACCATTAACGGAGTTAAGTGGTCGGATACCATGTTTTGGGACGTCTATTACATCAAAGGCGCCTTCCTTGATGCCGATAAAGCGGCGGAGGTAATGAGCGGAATGAAGACGCTGGAGCAACGCATGCTTCATAAGGGCATTGCTACCCGGGTGTTTACCGCGTTCTTAGCGTCAAACCCAATGGTGCGGGTGAATTCCAATGCCGTGCCGGCTCATCCTAACCACCAACAACTTTTAGACAGTCATTATCTTGGGTTGCCTTCACCTCTGTTTACCGTCGATTTTGAGAATGCGAACGTAGATGTGGCAGCGTTTAAGCGCTTTTTTGATGCACTGGAGCCTTGTTTTAGTCATCAGGTGAGTATTGGCCAAACGAATACTCTAGTTCTATGCCCGGCGCTAACTTCTCATTCTGAGCTGTCCGGTGGTGCATTGGCTGATGCCAATATTTATCCCACGACCATTCGGATCTCGATGGGGACAGAAGATGTTCGTGAGCTGATGGCTCACTTATATCTGGCTGCGAAAATCCACATTGATCCGCTGTGCGAAGGCTTTAGTAGTGGCTTTGATATCGACAATATGGATGCGTTACTGTTGGCCGAGACTAAACGCGTATATGAGCAGCACGTTGGGGCAGGAAAGTCCCTGAAAAAACGGTT